From the Mesorhizobium loti genome, the window ATAATCCTGTCGAGACAATTGTTGCGTTCAGCGGCAACCCCCACTATGAAGCGACGCTTCGCCGACTATGTTTCAAGCCGCCCGGAGATTTTCATGACAGAAGAAGCCGACAAAAACATCGACACCCTCATCGAGCTCACAGCCGATGTGGTCTCAGCCTATGTCTCCAACAATCCGGTTCCGGTAGGGGACCTCCCTGCTCTGATCGGCCAAGTGCATGCGGCTCTGAAAGGCACGGCCGGAAGCGTCTCCGCAGAAGAGCCGGCGGTCCTTAAGCCTGCAGTCCCGATCAAGAAGTCGGTGACACCCGACTACATGATCTCCCTTGAGGACGGGAAGAAATTCAAATCGCTAAAGCGCCATCTGTCGACCCACTACGGGCTGACGCCGGACGAATATCGCGCCAAATGGGGCCTGCCGGCGGATTATCCCATGGTCGCCCCGAACTACGCCGCGGCGCGCTCGGCATTGGCCAAGACGATGGGGCTCGGCCGCAAACCGAAGGAGCCGGAAACGCCGGCGCCAGCGCCGGCGAAACGGACCCGCAAGAAGGTCACGGCTTAATTCCGGCAACCGAGATTCGTTTTGGAGTGTGCTGCTGCCATTGGCATGATCTGCGCGTAATATGAAAAGGCGGGGGGAGCAACCCCGCCTTGTCTTTCCAGACAGCCTGGTTTCAGGAATTCGCGACGGTTTGCAGCAATCTGCTGACCGAATCTCCGGTCAAGCCATGTTCTCGTCCACTCTTGTCGAGTGGGTCAGCCCATCCGGGACGCGCCGCGTGCTTCCGGCTCTTGCGGGACGCAGCCGAAAAATCAGCCAGCTTTGCTGAGGCTGCCAGCGGATGACTTGCCAGTGCGGCGGTCCTGTTCGATCTCATAGTTGATCTTCTGGCCGTCAGTGAGGGTTGAGAGCCCCGCGCGCTCGACAGCGGAAATGTGGACGAAAACATCCTGACCGCCATTGTCGGGCTGGATAAATCCAAATCCCTTGCTGCTGTTAAACCACTTCACTGTTCCGGTCGCCATATGCGTATTCCTTTGTACAATTGCAACGTGGGCAGGCCGTTAGGCCAGTCCGATACATAGCCGAGACTTTAGGCAAAGCAAAAACGAAAAATTGCGGGGCCCGGCTCGATCTGCTGATGGTGGCTCGCGCCACTGGGTCAACGGCCGGGTGGTTCACGTCGCCACCTTGGTGCATAACCCTGGCGAGGCTTGAAGGAGTTCGGAATTGGATTGTTTCAAAAGGATCGAGGCGTTAATCGATGCGGCCAGCGCGGATGCGATCGATAGGGCGCGCGTTTTGCTGGATCAGTTGGACGATAAGTCGCAAACAATCGCCCAAGCGATCGACGACTTCCTGCTTGATCTGATGACCCTGGTGTTTGTTATAGAAAGCACCCAAGAGATGTTCCATTATCCGGCGCGGCGGTTGGCACATCTGAAATTGACCAGGGTCAGGCTGTTGTTGGCATCATAGCCTTGAGCTTAGAGCCGGTCCCGGTTAGAAGGCATCGATCTGTTCGTCGGCTCACCAGCGCGCAAAAACTGCCTGCATGGCGTGTGCAAAATTCCGTCGCCCCCTCAGCCGGCGGCGGCTGCAACTCCTCACCTTTCCAGCATCGCCGCCCCGATCGGAAAAGGAAACGTTCAATGCCACACGGACATCAGTGAATAGCGCACTCGGCATGGCGCCCACGCAAAAGGCCCCTCTTTGTCGCCCACTTGACCACCCAGCACCGAAGAACCCGATCGGCGGAAATTGTTAGCTTGTTCCGACGACTGAACGGAGAAGAGAAAAAATTCCGATCCAAACTGCCCAAACTGCAAAGTGTGTTTTCGGCACTTTCGCAGATGGCGAAGCATCAGATGTTCTGCCTTCCAATCGGGGCTGCGCCCGATCCTGGCTGCGCCAGGCTGTAATGAGCGAAGTCCATTTCCGTTGCCGAAAATGGCTATGCAAACACCGTGCGATTTCGGCTCTCGAATGGCAGCATCTATCTCGATGATTGACCCAACGCCTTGAGGTAGGCCGCCACCTAAACTGCGAACAACGACAATACTAGCCCCAGCCCTGTTCCTGGAAAAACAGGATAATGCGAAAATTACCCTTTGATACAGTTCTGATCGCCAATAGAGGCGAGATCGCCGTACGAATCATCAAGACGCTGCGCGAGCTGGAGCTGCGCTCTGCAATTGTCTACCACGATCTCGATGCGGGGACGCCAGCCGTCTCAATGGCCGACGTGGCGGTTCCCACAAGCGGTCGCACACCGGTCGCGGCCTATCTCGATACCGCTCATCGCTGCCGCCCACGAGGTGAACGCCGGGGCGATTCACCCGGGCTATTGATTTTTGTCGGAGAATGCGGAATTTGCTCGCAAGGTGTTGGAGGCCGGCATCGTGTTCATTGGGCCTACTCCAGAGAATATCGAATTGATGGGCGACAAGATCCAGGCCCGCAAGTTCGTTCAGCGGAATGGCTTTCCCGTCGCGCCTTCGGCGATCGAGGAGGATGATCCAGCAACGTTCATTTCGCGCGCACGGTCCATTGGAGCGCCTTTGCTGGTGAAGCCATCCGCCGGCGGCGGCGGCAAGGGCATGCGGATCGTGCGCGACCTCGATGCATTGGAACACGCCATTGTGCATTCACTCAGTGAGGCGCAGCGGTATTTCGGAGATGCTGCGAAGCCACGATTATCGACGACGCTGGCAAGGAGTTGCCGCCAGGCGTGACAGGAGAAATAGCGGTGCGGGGCCCCAACGTCTTCTATGGATATTGGCGCGATCAACAAGCGACCCGAGAGGCGCAGCATGAGGGATGGTATCGCAGTGGCGATCTCGGTCACCGCGATGCCGACGGTTATTTTTGGGTCCGTGATCGCAAAAAGAACCTGATCATTTCCGGCGGAGAAAACATCTATCCGGCGGAAGTCGAGCGTGTGCTTGACGAGCACCCCGATGTCGCAGAATGCGCTGTCGTCGGCCGGCCGGATCCGCGCTGGCACGAAGTACCTGTCGCCTACGTGATCAGGCGGGCGGGGGCTCGGATCGAAGCAGAAGCACTGGCTGCCTATGTGCAGTCCCAGGTCGCCCGTTTCAAAGTCCCGCGCGAGTTTATTTTCACGAACGAATTGCCGCGAACGGCGTTGGGCAAAATCCAGCACTCTATTCTGAAAGAGCGCGATGCGCGATCAAGCGGGGCGTTGCGCGATGACTGGGTTCTTTTACGGCCACAGGTGAACTTGCGATTCAAGATGAATGCGGCTGTGACGGTGCCATACGAACCCGGCCTCGGCGAAAGGTTCGGAGGCTATCGCCTGTGATTCTGTCGCGAATTCAGATTTTGGACGAGAAGCGTAATATTGAGCGCGCTGCTCATGCCGCCCCACCAATCGCCGTCCGGCCGCGTCGATCGCCTTTATCTCGACGAGTTGCAGCCTGCGGTTGCCCGGCGGGATCAGCAAAGGGCGTCGCGCAAGGCCCTTCGTCCTCGGATGCGCCGATATATGGTCAACAAGCCGCAATATCTCAGCGTCCTTGAGGACGGCGATTGCGGTTACGTGGTCTGCTCCGGACATTGAAGAAGGCACGCCGATAGGAAGCACGCCAGGAGCACCTCCCGGCGCTACCTTGTTTTGTGGGTTTTTCAAAACGGAAGGCGCTCTCTGTCGGCTTGGGTGCGCGGCCCAGCGTCTAGCAGCCGCGCGATCTTGTCGGGAGGTGTACACACATTGCCTCACGATCCCCGATAGCTTTGGACAGCTCTGGCAACTGATCAAGCACGCTGCCGAGGCCAGACCCTGCAACGCCACGCTCTCGCCAGGTGCCCTTGAGCGGCCTCCTTGACTCCGGCCTGCCGAGCTCCCCCTCGCCTCTCCGCCACCTCCACTGCGAATAGCCTGGCGGCCACCTTCCTTCCTAACCGGCCAGGCTCCTGACTCCTCTGCTCGTTCAGCGTCGACCCTGGCCTGCCTGTCGAGGACAGCGTTCTGCGTCGACCACCATCGTCTCGATTCCAACCCTCTCAGTGCCGCGGCCAGTTCGAGGCGCATTTTATCCCCCGCCGCGGCAGCACGCTCAATCGTCTTCCGCACGAGCAAGATATCGTCCCAAGCCGCAAGCGCTTCGCGTTCGGCGCCGTCCGATGTCCGACAATGTCGGATACGCAACATAGCAGAGCCCGATTTATCACATTGCCGAAACGGTTTTCTCATTTGGCACGGCACGTGCGCGGTCATCCGCAAACGCGTCACGGACCAAGGAGAAGCCGTCCCATGATCACCTCACCAAAAAATAAGGCCGCACGTCTCCCGGACGCATCCAAAGATGAGGCTCGAGCAAGGCCTGGCAACATGCAGACGGCTCGGGTGGATCGGCGCTGCCTACCGGTCCACTTTCTCCCACACGGGGAGACGGGGACGCAGCGCCTTAAAAATGAGGAAATCGCTTTGCCACGAACCTTGCCGATCGTCCGGCCACCACAACCGGAGCCATCCACCAAACTTCCGTCTCGGTGGCTGCGCAGGGCATTCATTGAGACCGCCTTGGTTTTCGCGATGACCGCTCCGGTTCTGGCCGCCACCGACGACGGCAAGGTGACGGATTTCCTGCTCGACAACGGCATGGAGGTGGTCGTCGTCCCCGATCACCGCGCGCCGATCGTCACCCATATGGTGTGGTACAAGGTCGGCAGCGCCGACGAGCCGTCGGGCAAATCCGGCATCGCGCATTTCTTCGAGCATTTGATGTTCAAGGCCACGGCCAATCACGTCGCCGGCGAGCTGAACCGCGCGGTGGCCGAGATCGGCGGCTCGCACAATGCCTTCACCTCTTACGACTATACCGCCTTCTACCAGAGAGTGGCGCCCTCGGTGCTGGGGCAGATGATGGGCTTCGAGGCCGACCGTATGCGCAACCTCATCCTCACCGACGATGTCATCAAGACCGAGCGCGACGTGATCCTGGAGGAGCGCCGTTGGCGTATCGAGACCAACCCGCAGGCGGTGCTGGATGAGGAGGTCGACGCCACACTCTGGCAGAACCACCCCTACCGCATCTCGATCATCGGCTGGATGCAAGAGATGGAGCAGCTGAACCGCGTCGACGCCGTCGC encodes:
- a CDS encoding cold-shock protein, yielding MATGTVKWFNSSKGFGFIQPDNGGQDVFVHISAVERAGLSTLTDGQKINYEIEQDRRTGKSSAGSLSKAG
- a CDS encoding long-chain fatty acid--CoA ligase; the encoded protein is MIDDAGKELPPGVTGEIAVRGPNVFYGYWRDQQATREAQHEGWYRSGDLGHRDADGYFWVRDRKKNLIISGGENIYPAEVERVLDEHPDVAECAVVGRPDPRWHEVPVAYVIRRAGARIEAEALAAYVQSQVARFKVPREFIFTNELPRTALGKIQHSILKERDARSSGALRDDWVLLRPQVNLRFKMNAAVTVPYEPGLGERFGGYRL
- a CDS encoding MucR family transcriptional regulator: MTEEADKNIDTLIELTADVVSAYVSNNPVPVGDLPALIGQVHAALKGTAGSVSAEEPAVLKPAVPIKKSVTPDYMISLEDGKKFKSLKRHLSTHYGLTPDEYRAKWGLPADYPMVAPNYAAARSALAKTMGLGRKPKEPETPAPAPAKRTRKKVTA